In Oenanthe melanoleuca isolate GR-GAL-2019-014 chromosome 8, OMel1.0, whole genome shotgun sequence, a single genomic region encodes these proteins:
- the KIF2C gene encoding kinesin-like protein KIF2C isoform X2 yields the protein MDPRLYHIVYPGAVINIQRSNGAIHKATVKIVNVELSSVTVEWVECGATKGKEVDIRDVIEVNRELLGPPPADVKENVPLQDNVTSQKQKRRTTLSKIPAPREAVTPNVSAHEQKIQAVRGRSRMYAITESQYSLQEDEMAVDPCTSLQTRRYSSNPAGRTRGSGLGCVPEASLSSVNGNTENHLPAARTSSSESPVRRRSNIVKEMEKMKNKREEKRAQMSEIRIKRAQEFDTTCPNWEFARMISEFRATLKCQPISISDPIEEHRICVCVRKRPLNRQELTKKECDVVTVPSKCVLMVHEPKQKVDLTKYLETQTFRFDFSFDETSSNEMVYRFTARPLVETIFEGGKATCFAYGQTGSGKTHTMGGDFSGRTQNASKGIYAFASRDVFLLLNQPRYRNQNLDVYVTFFEIYNGKVFDLLNKKAKLRVLEDGKQQVQVVGLQERPVGCAEDVIKMIAIGSACRTSGQTFANASSSRSHACFQIILRRRGQMIGKFSLVDLAGNERGADTSSADRQTRMEGAEINKSLLALKECIRALGQNKSHTPFRESKLTQVLRDSFIGTNSRTCMIAMISPGMSSCEYTLNTLRYADRVKELSPHDGGSEAQSQMETEEADTSTECSDLQFNFSKDEEEELSPHMFSYREVMTQISEREEKVVEQLRELRQRMTELDYLLGITEKPDYDLETFVSRAKYFIEDSSKNFLSVKETLDALGTAMQLEEQASKQISRRRP from the exons ATGGACCCCCGCCTCTACCACATCGTCTATCCCGGCGCCGTTATTAACATCCAGCGGAGCAACG GTGCAATCCATAAGGCAACCGTGAAGATAGTGAACGTGGAGCTTTCCAGCGTGACTGTGGAGTGGGTTGAGTGCGGGGCCACCAAAGGCAAGGAG GTTGATATTAGAGATGTGATTGAAGTAAATCGTGAATTATTAGGACCACCTCCTGCTGATGTGAAAGAGAATGTTCCTTTGCAAGACAATGTAACTTCACAG aaacagaagcGTAGAACAACCCTTTCAAAAATTCCTGCTCCACGGGAAG CAGTCACACCTAATGTCTCTGCACATGAGCAGAAGATTCAAG CTGTGCGTGGCCGTTCCAGGATGTATGCTATCACAGAATCCCAGTACAGCCTCCAGGAAGATGAGATGGCAGTAGATCCCTGCACTTCTTTGCAAACCAGGAGATATTCGTCAAATCCTG CTGGCCGAACCAGGGGTAGCGGGCTGGGTTGTGTTCCAGAAGCCTCACTGTCAAGTGTAAATGGAAATACAGAGAATCATCTGCCTGCTGCTAGAACAAGCTCTTCAGAGAGCCCAG TTCGAAGAAGATCTAACATTGtgaaagagatggagaaaatgaaaaacaagagagaagaaaagagagctCAAATGAGTGAAATCAGGATAAAACGAGCGCAG GAGTTTGACACCACCTGTCCAAACTGGGAATTTGCACGTATGATCAGTGAATTCAGAGCAACTTTAAAATGCCAGCCAATATCTATAAGTGATCCA ATAGAAGAGCACAGGATTTGTGTCTGTGTGAGAAAGCGCCCTCTCAATAGGCAAG AACTTACAAAAAAGGAATGTGATGTGGTTACTGTTCCAAGCAAGTGTGTCCTGATGGTGCATGAGCCAAAGCAGAAAGTGGACCTAACAAAATACCTTGAAACCCAAACATTTAGATTTGACTTTTCATTTGATGAAACTTCTTCGAATGAAATGGTATACAG ATTCACTGCTAGACCTCTTGTAGAGACCATCTTTGAGGGTGGGAAGGCGACATGCTTTGCATATGGCCAGACAGGCAGTGGCAAGACACAT ACTATGGGTGGAGACTTCTCTGGGAGAACCCAGAATGCCTCAAAGGGCATATATGCTTTTGCCT CACGAGATGTCTTCCTCCTCCTAAACCAGCCCAGGTACAGGAATCAGAATCTGGATGTCTATGTGACTTTCTTTGAAATATACAATGGAAAA GTGTTTGATCTCTTGAATAAGAAGGCCAAGCTTCGAGTCCTGGAGGATGGCAAGCAACAGGTCCAGGTTGTTGGTCTCCAAGAAAGGCCAgttggctgtgctgaggatgtCATCAAAATGATTGCAATTGGCAGTGCCTGCAG GACATCTGGGCAGACTTTTGCAAATGCCAGCTCTTCACGGTCACACGCCTGCTTCCAAATCATACTGCGCCGAAGAGGACAAATGATTGGCAAATTTTCCTTGGTGGATCTGGCAGGAAATGAAAGGGGTGCAGACACATCTAGTGCTGATCGGCAGACACGGATGGAAGGTGCTGAAATCAATAAGAGCTTGCTGGCTTTGAAG gaGTGCATCCGAGCTTTAGGGCAGAACAAGTCTCATACCCCTTTTCGAGAGAGCAAGCTGACACAGGTGCTAAGAGACTCTTTCATAGGAACAAACTCAAGGACATGCATG ATAGCAATGATTTCTCCAGGCATGAGTTCGTGTGAGTACACCTTAAACACACTGAGATACGCTGACAG AGTGAAAGAGCTCAGCCCTCATGATGGAGGTAGTGAAGCTCAGAGTCAGATGGAGACTGAGGAGGCTGACACCAGTACAGAATGCTCAGATCTTCAATTCAAT TTCTCcaaggatgaggaggaagaacTCTCCCCCCACATGTTCAGCTATCGAGAGGTTATGACTCAAATTAGTGAACGGGAGGAGAAGGTTGTAGAACAGCTCAGAGAACTGAGACAG AGAATGACTGAACTTGACTACCTCTTGGGAATCACAGAGAAACCAGATTATGATCTTGAGACCTTTGTGAGCAGAGCTAAGTACTTCATAGAGGACAGCTCAAAGAATTTCCTCAGTGTCAAAG AAACACTGGATGCCCTGGGGACTGCCATGCAACTGGAGGAACAAGCCAGCAAGCAGATAAGCCGGAGGAGGCCTTAG